From a single Candoia aspera isolate rCanAsp1 chromosome 2, rCanAsp1.hap2, whole genome shotgun sequence genomic region:
- the CLIC1 gene encoding chloride intracellular channel protein 1 — protein sequence MAEEKPQVELFVKAGSDGAKIGNCPFSQRLFMVLWLKGVTFNVTTVDTKRRTEAVQKLCPGGQLPFLMYGTEVHTDTNKIEEFLEEVLCPPKYPKLAARNPESNTAGLDVFAKFSAYIKNSIPSLNSNLEKGLLKALKVLDVYLMAPLPDEVDENSAEDEGQSNRKFLDGDELTLADCNLLPKLHIVKVVCKKYRNFTIPEEFRGIHRYLKNAYAREEFASTCPDDEEIELAYELVAKALK from the exons GCTGGCAGCGATGGAGCCAAAATTGGGAATTGCCCCTTCTCCCAGCGACTCTTTATGGTTCTCTGGCTCAAGGGAGTGACCTTCAATGTCACCACAGTGGACACCAAAAG GAGGACTGAAGCAGTGCAGAAGCTCTGCCCTGGAGGCCAGCTCCCATTCCTGATGTATGGGACCGAGGTCCATACGGACACTAACAAGATTGAAGAATTTCTGGAAGAGGTTCTGTGCCCTCCTAA ATATCCAAAGCTGGCTGCTCGTAACCCCGAATCCAACACAGCTGGCCTTGATGTCTTTGCCAAATTCTCTGCCTATATCAAGAACTCAATCCCATCCCTCAACTCCA ACCTGGAGAAAGGTTTGCTGAAAGCGCTGAAAGTGCTGGACGTTTATTTGATGGCACCGCTCCCTGATGAGGTGGACGAGAACAGCGCGGAAGATGAAGGCCAGTCCAACCGCAAATTTCTTGACGGAGATGAACTTACGTTGGCAGACTGCAATCTGCTGCCCAAGCTCCATATTGTCAAG GTGGTTTGCAAGAAATACCGCAACTTTACCATTCCTGAGGAATTTCGTGGCATCCACCGCTATCTCAAGAACGCGTACGCCCGTGAGGAGTTTGCTAGCACCTGCCCAGATGACGAAGAAATCGAATTAGCTTATGAGCTGGTTGCCAAAGCCTTGAAGTAG